In one Grus americana isolate bGruAme1 chromosome 1, bGruAme1.mat, whole genome shotgun sequence genomic region, the following are encoded:
- the LOC129201281 gene encoding gap junction beta-6 protein, whose amino-acid sequence MDWGALHTILGGVNKHSTSIGKIWLTVLFIFRIMILVVAAERVWGDEQDDFICNTLQPGCKNVCYDHFFPISHIRLWALQLIFVSTPALLVAMHVAYRRHEKKRQFRKGDQKCEYKDIEEIRRQRFRIEGSLWWTYTSSIFFRLVFEAVFMYAFYFMYDGFRMPRLMKCNAWPCPNTVDCFVSRPTEKTVFTIFMIAVSSICILLNVAELCYLLTKFFLRRSKKAGNTKHHPNHENKEETKQNEMNELISDSCQNTVIGFSSS is encoded by the coding sequence ATGGATTGGGGAGCTCTGCATACCATTTTAGGAGGTGTAAATAAGCATTCCACCAGCATCGGGAAGATATGGCTCACAGTCCTGTTCATCTTCCGTATCATGATACTGGTTGTGGCTGCAGAGAGAGTCTGGGGAGATGAACAAGATGACTTTATCTGCAACACTCTGCAACCTGGTTGCAAGAATGTTTGCTATGACCactttttccccatctctcaCATCAGACTCTGGGCCCTGCAGCTGATCTTTGTTTCCACACCTGCGCTGCTGGTGGCCATGCATGTAGCTTACAGGAGGCATGAGAAGAAAAGGCAGTTCAGAAAGGGAGACCAGAAATGTGAGTATAAGGACATTGAAGAAATCAGAAGACAGAGGTTTCGTATTGAGGGCTCCTTGTGGTGGACATACACCAGCAGCATCTTCTTCAGACTGGTCTTCGAAGCAGTCTTCAtgtatgcattttatttcatgtacGATGGGTTCCGAATGCCTCGCTTAATGAAATGTAATGCTTGGCCCTGCCCCAACACAGTAGACTGCTTTGTTTCTCGACCTACTGAAAAGACGGTGTTTACTATTTTCATGATTGCTGTGTCTAGCATTTGCATTCTTTTAAATGTGGCCGAATTATGTTACTTACTGACAAAATTTTTCCTCAGAAGGTCTAAAAAAGCTGGAAACACAAAACATCACCCCAACCACGAGAATAAggaagaaaccaaacaaaatgaaatgaatgagTTAATATCTGATAGCTGTCAGAACACAGTTATAGGATTTTCAAGTAGCTAA